One genomic window of Aliiroseovarius sp. M344 includes the following:
- the pdxA gene encoding 4-hydroxythreonine-4-phosphate dehydrogenase PdxA translates to MTPHALPRGVVSPVALTMGEPAGIGPDIAGPAFEALKGQVPFFVIGDPTHLPSGTAYTEIDTPGDAITATSLPILPHPFDSPRNPGQPQPTHAQHVIGVIERAVALAQTGEALAVCTNPIHKKALKDGADFPFPGHTEFLAHLAGGADVVMMLACEGLRVVPATIHIALSEVPAKLTPALLRQVIHTTHAALIKDFGLPSPRIAVAGLNPHAGEGGAMGREEIEMIAPLLDDLRAGGFDLTGPLSADTMFHAAARANYDAAICMYHDQALIPIKTIDFAGGVNVTLGLPFVRTSPDHGTAFDIAGTDKADPSSLIAALRMAHQMGRARQERQT, encoded by the coding sequence ATGACCCCTCACGCGTTGCCCAGGGGCGTTGTGTCGCCGGTGGCGCTGACCATGGGCGAGCCCGCCGGTATAGGCCCTGATATCGCAGGACCTGCTTTTGAGGCCTTGAAGGGTCAGGTCCCGTTTTTTGTGATCGGCGATCCCACTCACCTGCCGTCCGGCACCGCGTATACTGAAATCGACACGCCTGGCGATGCGATCACTGCAACGTCATTGCCGATCCTGCCGCATCCCTTCGACAGCCCGCGCAATCCTGGCCAGCCTCAACCAACGCACGCTCAGCACGTGATTGGGGTGATCGAACGCGCCGTTGCGCTTGCCCAAACCGGCGAGGCACTGGCCGTTTGCACCAACCCGATCCACAAGAAAGCGCTGAAAGATGGGGCGGACTTTCCCTTCCCCGGCCATACTGAATTTCTTGCCCACCTAGCCGGTGGCGCGGACGTGGTGATGATGCTGGCCTGCGAGGGGCTGCGCGTGGTGCCCGCCACGATCCATATCGCCCTGTCCGAGGTGCCGGCCAAGCTGACGCCAGCGCTGCTGAGGCAAGTCATTCACACCACACATGCCGCCCTGATCAAAGATTTCGGCCTTCCCTCTCCGCGCATTGCGGTGGCTGGCCTGAACCCCCATGCAGGCGAAGGCGGCGCGATGGGCCGCGAAGAGATCGAGATGATTGCGCCGTTGCTGGACGACCTGCGCGCTGGCGGGTTTGACCTGACCGGGCCATTATCGGCCGACACCATGTTTCACGCCGCAGCCCGCGCCAATTACGACGCGGCCATCTGCATGTATCATGATCAAGCTCTGATCCCGATCAAGACAATCGACTTTGCTGGCGGGGTCAATGTCACGCTTGGTTTGCCTTTTGTGCGCACATCGCCTGACCACGGCACCGCCTTCGACATTGCGGGCACGGACAAAGCTGACCCAAGCTCGCTGATCGCCGCACTGCGCATGGCCCACCAGATGGGTCGCGCCCGTCAGGAGCGCCAGACATGA
- a CDS encoding MarC family protein, translating into MDIDLFVPAFVTLFVVMDPIGISPLFMALTQGMTVPHRRAIALRACAIAALILTLFAFLGEGVLNFLGISMPAFRIAGGILLLLTALDMLFERRTQRRKDQSEEGGDNHEDPSVFPLAMPLIAGPGSIATVILLSGQGEGLAGVGLALTVMALVLLIAFILFNAASLLERLLRETGIKVVTRLLGMLLAALAVQFVLEGLRDFGLMGG; encoded by the coding sequence ATGGATATTGATCTGTTCGTACCAGCTTTTGTCACCCTGTTTGTGGTGATGGATCCGATTGGCATCTCGCCCTTATTCATGGCTTTGACCCAAGGGATGACTGTGCCTCATCGGCGCGCGATTGCGCTACGCGCCTGCGCCATTGCAGCACTGATCCTGACGCTGTTTGCGTTTCTGGGCGAAGGGGTGCTGAACTTTCTGGGCATCTCGATGCCCGCGTTCCGCATTGCGGGTGGTATCCTGCTTCTTTTGACAGCGCTTGATATGCTGTTTGAACGGCGTACCCAGCGACGCAAGGACCAATCCGAAGAAGGTGGCGACAACCACGAAGACCCATCGGTGTTCCCGCTGGCGATGCCGCTGATCGCCGGTCCCGGCTCGATCGCGACTGTGATCCTGTTGTCGGGTCAGGGCGAAGGCCTGGCGGGCGTCGGGCTTGCCCTGACCGTCATGGCGTTGGTGCTTCTGATCGCCTTTATCCTGTTCAACGCAGCCTCGTTGTTGGAACGTCTGCTACGCGAAACCGGCATCAAGGTGGTGACCCGTCTGCTGGGTATGTTGCTGGCCGCTTTGGCTGTGCAGTTTGTGCTGGAAGGTTTACGCGATTTTGGCCTGATGGGCGGCTGA
- the lptF gene encoding LPS export ABC transporter permease LptF: MARFDRYMLSQLILLFGFYGLVLVLLFWVNRAVQLFDQLIASGQTAMVFLEFSAMIVPGVIVFIIPIASFAAAVSVTNRLNSESELVVAQAAGYGPFRLARPVLVFGVFTALFMLVLTHVLVPMSQLRFAERQAEVAENITARFLTEGSFVHPVEGVTLYIREISVSGELKDIFLSDERNPAQKFTYTAKKALILRTDVGPRLIMFDGLAQVLNSKTQRLSTTGFKNFTYDISALLTGPIGGDRTVTQIYTPELLNPPAATLTETGETRAALRAEGHFRNAQALYSIVTAMTGFSMLIVAGFSRFGLWRQVVMALGAVALLQTLDNTMLDMARRADGQLWLVYVATLVGAIFNIFVLIMSGRPSPRDMRLRRRTLREMNRLPAGDTA; this comes from the coding sequence GTGGCCAGATTCGACCGCTATATGCTGTCGCAGCTTATTTTGCTGTTTGGCTTTTACGGGCTGGTGCTGGTTTTGCTCTTCTGGGTGAACCGGGCGGTTCAGCTGTTCGATCAGTTGATTGCCAGCGGACAGACCGCAATGGTGTTTTTGGAATTCTCGGCGATGATTGTGCCGGGGGTGATTGTTTTCATCATTCCGATTGCTTCGTTCGCAGCGGCGGTCTCGGTGACAAACCGGCTGAACTCGGAAAGCGAACTGGTCGTCGCGCAGGCTGCCGGATATGGCCCGTTCCGCCTTGCCCGGCCTGTTCTGGTCTTCGGCGTGTTCACCGCGCTTTTCATGTTGGTTCTGACCCATGTCCTGGTGCCGATGAGCCAGCTTCGCTTTGCTGAGCGGCAAGCCGAAGTTGCTGAGAACATCACCGCGCGCTTTCTGACCGAAGGCAGTTTCGTCCATCCTGTCGAGGGCGTCACGCTTTACATCCGCGAAATCAGCGTATCAGGCGAACTGAAAGACATTTTTCTGTCTGACGAACGCAATCCGGCGCAGAAGTTTACCTATACCGCGAAAAAAGCGTTGATCCTGCGGACCGATGTAGGTCCACGGTTGATCATGTTCGATGGGTTGGCTCAGGTTTTGAACAGTAAAACACAGCGGTTATCGACGACAGGGTTCAAGAATTTCACCTATGACATCTCGGCACTTTTGACAGGGCCAATTGGGGGTGATCGCACGGTGACCCAGATTTACACGCCCGAGCTGCTGAACCCGCCTGCGGCGACGCTGACTGAGACAGGCGAAACCCGCGCCGCCCTGCGGGCAGAAGGCCATTTTCGCAATGCTCAGGCGCTGTATTCCATCGTGACGGCTATGACCGGGTTTTCCATGCTGATCGTTGCCGGCTTCAGCCGGTTTGGACTGTGGCGACAAGTGGTCATGGCCCTTGGCGCAGTTGCCCTGCTGCAAACACTGGACAACACGATGCTTGATATGGCGCGGCGTGCTGACGGCCAGCTATGGCTTGTCTATGTGGCAACGCTTGTGGGCGCGATTTTCAATATCTTTGTGCTGATCATGTCCGGCAGGCCTTCGCCCCGCGACATGCGGTTGCGCCGCCGGACCTTGCGCGAAATGAACCGCCTGCCCGCCGGAGACACCGCATGA
- a CDS encoding peptidylprolyl isomerase, producing MANRMINIRTSLLPKLRWTPRIAVALVAGLLIITSLGATKATAQDLFAPVKKINDRVITAYELSQRIAFLTILKAPGNLNELAIEQLTNEALQRQAAELVDVEPTAEELLAGMEEFTGRFNLDVESFNKIIAQAGIAPETFRDFVSGGIAWRAVVRARWAGRVQVTDDEVDRQLALTRPGAGVRVLLSEIILPAQTPAQMQISNARASELSQITTLPAFASAARQYSVAPSRGRSGRLEWIDLSNLPPAVAAQILPLAPGHVSDPIPVKNGVAVFQLRAIEETDAPAPASVTVDYATLLLPGGRSEKTLTEAAKIRAKADRCDDLYGIVKDLPPSQLQREALPMAQVPSNYALELAKLDEGEVSTGLTSASGQNLVFLMLCSRTRDLPEEISREDIKLQLQNQRLQSFANAYLDELKAAAYIEDYTGQ from the coding sequence ATGGCGAACCGCATGATCAACATCCGCACAAGTTTGTTGCCGAAACTCCGTTGGACACCGCGTATCGCCGTGGCGCTGGTGGCTGGCTTGCTGATCATTACGTCTTTGGGGGCAACCAAGGCGACAGCACAGGACCTTTTCGCCCCGGTAAAGAAAATCAATGATCGCGTGATCACCGCCTATGAGCTGTCCCAGCGCATCGCCTTTCTGACCATCCTGAAAGCGCCGGGCAATCTGAATGAGCTGGCGATAGAGCAACTGACCAACGAGGCGTTGCAACGGCAGGCCGCCGAGCTTGTCGATGTCGAACCCACCGCAGAAGAATTGCTGGCGGGGATGGAAGAATTCACTGGCCGGTTCAACCTGGATGTCGAATCCTTTAACAAGATCATTGCGCAAGCTGGCATCGCCCCTGAAACGTTCCGCGATTTCGTTTCGGGCGGGATTGCATGGCGGGCTGTTGTGCGCGCCCGTTGGGCCGGTCGCGTTCAGGTGACAGATGACGAGGTTGATCGCCAGCTTGCATTGACCCGCCCTGGTGCAGGTGTTCGCGTTCTGCTGTCAGAGATCATCCTGCCTGCACAGACCCCGGCGCAGATGCAAATTTCAAATGCGCGCGCATCCGAACTCAGCCAGATCACCACCCTGCCCGCATTCGCATCGGCTGCGCGGCAGTATTCGGTGGCACCGTCGCGCGGACGCTCGGGCCGGTTGGAGTGGATCGACCTGTCGAACCTGCCCCCAGCGGTGGCCGCGCAGATCCTGCCACTGGCCCCCGGCCACGTCAGTGATCCGATCCCCGTCAAGAACGGCGTTGCCGTGTTCCAATTGCGCGCCATTGAAGAAACCGACGCACCCGCACCAGCCAGTGTGACGGTCGACTATGCGACGTTGCTGCTGCCGGGTGGCCGCAGCGAAAAGACTTTGACCGAGGCCGCTAAGATCCGCGCCAAGGCGGACAGATGCGATGACCTTTACGGCATTGTCAAAGACCTGCCGCCCTCACAATTGCAGCGTGAAGCTTTGCCGATGGCGCAGGTGCCTTCCAATTACGCGCTGGAACTGGCCAAACTGGACGAGGGCGAGGTTTCGACCGGACTGACGTCAGCCTCTGGTCAGAACCTTGTCTTCCTGATGCTGTGTTCGCGCACCCGCGATCTGCCAGAAGAAATCAGCCGCGAGGACATCAAACTACAGCTGCAGAACCAACGCCTTCAAAGCTTTGCCAATGCCTATCTGGACGAGTTGAAGGCCGCCGCCTATATCGAAGATTACACCGGCCAATGA
- a CDS encoding DNA polymerase III subunit chi, which yields MSDPAAETPSGQGASQEKTGEVFFYHMTRSPLEATLPTLLQKSLEAGWKICVRGTDEKRIDWLDERLWTTSDDGFLPHGRDGGPHDDDQPVLLTTKTAISNQADALISVDGAAVAAVEMTRLTRVSILFDGNDPDAVAHARTQWKDVVAAGCTAKYWSQESGRWEMKASA from the coding sequence ATGTCAGACCCCGCAGCAGAAACCCCAAGTGGGCAGGGCGCGTCACAGGAAAAGACCGGCGAGGTTTTTTTCTATCACATGACGCGCAGCCCGCTTGAGGCCACATTGCCGACCTTGCTGCAAAAATCGCTGGAAGCGGGTTGGAAAATCTGCGTCCGGGGAACGGATGAAAAGCGGATCGACTGGTTGGACGAACGCTTATGGACGACGTCTGACGACGGGTTCTTGCCACATGGTCGGGACGGTGGGCCGCATGACGACGATCAACCGGTGCTGTTGACCACCAAGACCGCGATCTCCAATCAGGCAGACGCGCTGATTTCGGTCGATGGGGCTGCTGTTGCCGCTGTTGAAATGACGCGCCTCACGCGCGTCAGCATCCTTTTCGACGGCAATGACCCCGACGCTGTTGCGCATGCGCGCACCCAGTGGAAAGATGTGGTTGCCGCGGGCTGCACAGCGAAATACTGGAGCCAGGAAAGCGGCCGGTGGGAGATGAAGGCAAGCGCGTAA
- a CDS encoding LPS-assembly protein LptD, with protein sequence MSLLRKLRTGFCTAWLGLAVATGAAMLPAAPAIAGQASLIADQVRVEGNGMLIAQGNVVVLYQGTRLSATRVVYDKATDKLSIEGPITITRDDGTVLIAEAAELSSDLRNGLLKSARLVLDEQLQIAAAQINRVNDRYTQMTRVAASSCHVCKTNPVPLWQIRADRVVHDEKARQLYFHGAQLRVADVPIFYLPRLRLPDPTLKRATGFLPPRIRTSSTLGIGVVAPFFLRLGDHADITLSPFLAAKTTTLEFQYRHAFRAGDIMFTGAVSRDSVLPDQTRYYVFGEGEFALPRDYTLSFELQEASDPAYLLDYGYSDQDRLRNSINVMRARRDEFVFGGLTRYDTLRESELPIFDQLPFAQIDTIYERRFFPRWTGGEVRANLSWQAHFRESTADILGRDVARLGAGLSWLRNWIGPAGLVLEAEAGVDANVYWIEQDSRFDSEQSFAAPSAGVTLRWPMSRVAASGAVDILEPVAHIAWSEQVGANVPNEDSVFVEFDEANLFDLNRFPGQDRREDGARAAVGLSWTRHSPSGWAFTLAAGRVFREGGFDQFTDASGLAGDRSDWLLGAHVNVGGRFALQGRALLDDDFGITKAETRAAYLAEDFEISAAHIWVIEDIVENRPDPTHELRLDGAYQISDFWRVSADGSFDLEAQQATRAGLGLRYQNECVFMDVSLSRRFTSSTNVTPTTDFGFKVELTGFGGARGRTAHKCGG encoded by the coding sequence ATGAGCCTTCTGCGCAAACTTCGCACCGGTTTTTGCACCGCGTGGTTGGGTCTTGCGGTCGCCACTGGCGCCGCCATGCTGCCTGCGGCCCCCGCCATAGCGGGGCAAGCCAGTCTGATCGCGGATCAGGTCCGCGTCGAAGGCAATGGCATGCTGATCGCCCAAGGCAACGTGGTGGTTTTGTATCAGGGAACGCGCCTGTCTGCGACGCGGGTTGTGTATGATAAGGCCACCGACAAGCTGAGCATTGAAGGGCCGATCACAATCACCCGCGACGACGGCACCGTTCTGATCGCTGAGGCCGCTGAGCTGTCGTCAGATTTACGCAATGGGCTTTTGAAAAGTGCGCGTCTGGTGCTGGACGAACAGCTGCAAATCGCAGCCGCTCAGATCAACCGGGTGAACGATCGTTATACCCAGATGACGCGCGTGGCCGCCTCGTCCTGTCATGTGTGTAAAACCAACCCGGTCCCGCTCTGGCAAATCCGGGCCGACCGCGTTGTGCATGACGAAAAGGCGCGTCAGCTGTATTTTCATGGTGCCCAGCTTCGGGTTGCGGATGTGCCGATCTTCTATCTGCCGCGGTTGCGTCTGCCTGACCCGACGCTGAAACGGGCGACCGGGTTCCTGCCACCGAGAATCCGCACCAGTTCGACATTGGGCATCGGCGTTGTCGCGCCCTTTTTTCTGCGGTTGGGCGATCACGCTGATATCACCCTGTCGCCCTTCTTGGCCGCCAAGACGACAACGCTGGAGTTTCAATACCGCCACGCCTTTCGCGCGGGTGACATCATGTTTACCGGCGCCGTCAGTCGGGACAGCGTCCTACCAGATCAAACACGGTATTATGTCTTTGGTGAGGGTGAATTTGCCCTGCCCCGCGACTACACGCTCAGCTTCGAGCTGCAAGAGGCCTCAGACCCCGCCTATCTGCTCGACTATGGGTATTCCGATCAGGACAGGCTGCGAAATTCAATCAACGTGATGCGCGCGCGCCGAGATGAGTTCGTGTTTGGCGGCCTGACGCGCTATGACACGTTGCGCGAATCCGAGTTGCCGATCTTCGATCAATTGCCCTTCGCACAGATTGACACGATCTATGAGCGCCGCTTTTTCCCACGCTGGACGGGTGGCGAAGTCCGCGCAAACTTGTCTTGGCAGGCCCATTTCCGTGAAAGCACAGCGGATATCCTTGGCCGGGATGTTGCCCGATTGGGTGCTGGGCTCAGCTGGCTCCGCAACTGGATCGGCCCAGCCGGATTGGTGCTTGAGGCCGAAGCTGGCGTTGATGCCAATGTCTATTGGATTGAACAAGACAGCCGGTTTGACTCGGAACAGAGCTTTGCCGCCCCGTCTGCCGGTGTCACGCTTCGCTGGCCGATGTCGCGGGTCGCCGCCTCGGGCGCGGTCGATATACTGGAGCCCGTCGCGCATATCGCATGGTCCGAACAGGTCGGCGCTAATGTCCCCAATGAAGACAGCGTTTTCGTGGAATTTGATGAAGCCAACCTGTTTGACCTGAACCGCTTTCCCGGACAAGACAGGCGCGAAGACGGCGCCCGCGCGGCTGTTGGTCTAAGTTGGACCCGCCACTCGCCGTCTGGCTGGGCGTTCACGCTGGCCGCCGGTCGGGTGTTTCGTGAAGGCGGGTTTGACCAGTTTACCGACGCCTCCGGTCTGGCTGGCGACCGATCAGATTGGCTGTTGGGCGCGCATGTGAATGTGGGCGGTCGGTTTGCGCTTCAGGGCCGCGCGCTGCTGGACGACGATTTTGGGATCACCAAGGCCGAAACCCGCGCCGCTTATCTGGCCGAAGATTTCGAGATCAGCGCCGCGCATATTTGGGTCATCGAAGACATTGTGGAAAACCGCCCGGACCCGACGCACGAGTTGCGGTTGGACGGCGCGTACCAGATCAGCGATTTCTGGCGCGTGTCGGCTGATGGCAGTTTTGACCTTGAAGCCCAACAGGCCACGCGCGCCGGGTTGGGCCTGCGATATCAAAATGAATGCGTTTTTATGGATGTTTCCCTCTCGCGTCGTTTCACTTCCTCGACTAATGTGACGCCAACAACGGATTTCGGCTTTAAGGTCGAGCTGACAGGATTTGGCGGCGCGCGCGGCAGAACAGCACATAAATGCGGCGGTTAA
- a CDS encoding leucyl aminopeptidase, whose amino-acid sequence MTTPIQPVFSEVNLDPIGEHEGRVAVVLSEPGKLHPAARRVNKLTRGALLRFIESPAFEKMKEGDAHDLAFPTGMKAEAVQVVRLSPRADLNLARKAGGAIGKSLAGKDVLVLAGPVKHADDLALGAVLRAYAFNDHKSDKDGTAEGGSLMLMVSRVDQFDGAAERIAAQSDGVFFTRDLVNEPANVLTTTEFADRLVDLKKLGVKVKVLEEAALEKLGMRALLAVGQGSEAPSKVVVMEWMGGEKDIAPLALVGKGVVFDTGGISIKPAAGMEDMTMDMGGAGTVAGVMKTLATRKAKANVVGLVGLVENMPDGRAQRPGDIVTSMKGDTIEVINTDAEGRLVLCDVMWYAQEEFKPAGMIDLATLTGAIVIGLGHENTGVFSNDDTLCDGLLDAAKAEGEGAWRMPMGPGYDQLIKSHKADMKNVGGRAAGSITAAQFLGRFVKEGQPWIHLDIAGTAQVDQDGPLAPKGATGWGVLALNRLVQDMFEA is encoded by the coding sequence ATGACGACCCCGATCCAGCCCGTTTTCAGCGAAGTAAACCTTGATCCCATTGGGGAACATGAGGGCCGCGTGGCGGTTGTTTTGTCCGAGCCGGGCAAACTGCACCCGGCCGCGCGCCGGGTCAATAAGCTGACCCGTGGCGCGCTGTTGCGCTTTATAGAAAGCCCTGCGTTTGAAAAGATGAAAGAGGGTGACGCGCATGATCTGGCCTTCCCGACGGGTATGAAGGCCGAAGCCGTGCAAGTTGTTCGACTGTCGCCGCGCGCGGACCTGAACCTTGCACGCAAGGCTGGCGGTGCCATTGGTAAGTCACTGGCAGGAAAGGATGTTCTGGTTCTGGCGGGCCCCGTGAAACACGCGGATGATCTGGCGCTTGGGGCGGTTTTGCGAGCCTATGCGTTCAACGATCATAAATCTGACAAGGACGGCACCGCTGAAGGCGGCAGCCTGATGCTTATGGTGTCGCGGGTCGATCAATTTGACGGCGCAGCCGAACGGATCGCCGCGCAAAGCGATGGGGTTTTCTTCACCCGTGATCTGGTGAACGAACCGGCCAACGTGCTGACCACCACTGAATTTGCCGATCGACTGGTCGACCTCAAAAAACTGGGCGTGAAAGTGAAGGTGCTGGAGGAAGCAGCGCTTGAGAAACTTGGTATGCGCGCGCTTTTGGCCGTGGGACAGGGCTCCGAAGCCCCGTCGAAAGTGGTCGTCATGGAATGGATGGGCGGCGAAAAGGACATCGCGCCGCTTGCGCTGGTGGGCAAGGGCGTTGTGTTTGATACCGGCGGTATCAGCATCAAGCCAGCCGCTGGTATGGAAGACATGACCATGGATATGGGCGGTGCGGGCACCGTCGCGGGTGTCATGAAGACGCTGGCAACCCGCAAAGCCAAGGCCAATGTGGTTGGTCTGGTGGGGCTGGTTGAAAACATGCCCGACGGGCGGGCACAACGCCCCGGCGATATCGTGACATCGATGAAAGGCGACACGATTGAGGTGATCAATACCGACGCGGAAGGGCGGCTCGTTCTGTGCGACGTGATGTGGTATGCACAGGAAGAATTTAAGCCCGCTGGCATGATCGACCTTGCCACCTTAACCGGCGCGATTGTCATTGGGTTGGGGCATGAGAACACCGGCGTCTTCTCAAACGATGATACGCTGTGTGACGGTCTTTTGGACGCCGCAAAAGCCGAAGGCGAAGGTGCATGGCGGATGCCGATGGGGCCGGGTTATGACCAACTGATCAAATCGCACAAAGCGGACATGAAGAATGTCGGTGGTCGTGCGGCGGGCTCGATCACCGCGGCGCAGTTCCTTGGCCGGTTTGTCAAGGAAGGCCAGCCGTGGATCCACCTTGATATCGCAGGCACCGCGCAGGTTGACCAGGACGGGCCATTGGCCCCCAAAGGCGCGACCGGCTGGGGGGTTTTGGCGCTGAACCGTCTTGTGCAGGATATGTTCGAGGCCTGA
- a CDS encoding TIGR02281 family clan AA aspartic protease — protein sequence MTGDDYARAIYLTLLLVAIGGYFIAENRKNIGQTFRHALIWGLIFIGALAGVGLWQDIRNDITPRQSVVQETGQIELPRAHDGHFYATLLMNGQPIDFVVDTGASQIVLTKDDALRAGVQMEALRFFGRAMSANGPVRTAPARIARVELLGIEDFGVEVWVNDGEMPGSLLGNDYLQRFEKIEIERDRLILTRGN from the coding sequence ATGACCGGCGACGACTATGCACGTGCGATTTATCTAACCCTGCTTTTGGTGGCGATTGGCGGCTATTTCATTGCCGAAAATCGGAAAAACATTGGTCAGACCTTCCGTCATGCCCTGATCTGGGGGCTGATTTTCATTGGTGCACTGGCCGGTGTCGGGTTGTGGCAGGATATTCGAAACGACATCACGCCCCGGCAAAGCGTGGTGCAAGAAACCGGTCAGATCGAGCTGCCCCGGGCGCATGACGGGCACTTTTACGCAACCCTTCTGATGAACGGACAGCCGATCGACTTCGTGGTCGACACCGGTGCGAGCCAGATTGTTCTGACCAAAGACGACGCCCTGCGCGCAGGCGTACAGATGGAGGCGCTTCGGTTCTTCGGTCGCGCGATGAGCGCCAATGGCCCGGTACGCACGGCACCTGCCCGTATCGCGCGGGTTGAGTTGTTGGGGATCGAGGATTTTGGCGTCGAGGTCTGGGTAAATGACGGCGAGATGCCGGGGTCGCTGCTGGGCAACGACTATCTTCAACGGTTTGAAAAGATCGAAATCGAACGCGACAGGTTGATACTGACGCGCGGCAATTAG
- the lptG gene encoding LPS export ABC transporter permease LptG — protein MKLHLYIARRFMFAFLTMLVVLAMLFVLLDMVESMRRFDSAAVGFRNILGLTLLNAPVWMYRILPLIVILATLWMFLSLARSSEMVVTRAAGRSALNTLVSPAIAVFLFGVIAVAIGNPIAAATSKKYERISAQYKGTSDSVLSISTEGVWLRQGNEDGQTVIRATRSDLEGTSLSGVTFFSFAPDGLPILRIEAETAKLEPGQWSLTTAKVWDLENADNPELEAEAYNEYLVSSNLTQDRIRDSFGKPSSISIWDMPSFIGQLEAAGFSARAHRVWFQMELALPVFMVAMVLIGAGFTMRHTRFGRTGIMVLMALVMGFGAYFIRNFAQILGENGQIPIILAAWAPPIAAILLPMGLLLHLEDG, from the coding sequence ATGAAGCTTCACCTCTATATAGCGCGGCGCTTCATGTTTGCCTTCCTGACCATGTTGGTGGTTCTGGCCATGCTCTTTGTGCTGCTGGATATGGTGGAAAGTATGCGCCGGTTCGATTCCGCCGCGGTTGGATTTCGCAATATTCTGGGCCTTACCCTTTTGAACGCACCGGTCTGGATGTACCGCATTCTGCCGCTGATTGTCATACTGGCGACGCTTTGGATGTTCCTCAGCCTAGCGCGCAGTTCCGAAATGGTGGTGACGCGCGCCGCCGGACGGTCCGCCTTGAACACCCTCGTATCGCCTGCCATCGCAGTGTTCTTGTTTGGCGTGATCGCCGTGGCCATTGGTAACCCGATTGCTGCCGCCACATCGAAAAAATACGAACGCATCTCGGCACAATACAAAGGCACGTCAGATTCTGTTTTATCCATTTCCACAGAAGGGGTCTGGCTTCGGCAGGGCAACGAGGATGGCCAGACCGTGATCCGCGCCACGCGATCAGATCTAGAAGGCACAAGCCTGTCGGGCGTTACTTTCTTCTCGTTTGCGCCCGACGGTCTGCCCATCCTGCGGATCGAGGCGGAAACCGCCAAGCTTGAACCCGGCCAGTGGTCATTGACCACCGCAAAGGTCTGGGATCTGGAAAATGCCGACAACCCCGAACTGGAAGCCGAGGCATACAACGAATACCTAGTTTCATCGAACCTGACGCAGGATCGGATCCGCGATAGTTTTGGCAAACCAAGCTCGATCTCGATCTGGGATATGCCCAGCTTTATTGGCCAACTGGAAGCTGCGGGTTTTTCGGCCCGCGCGCACAGGGTTTGGTTCCAGATGGAGCTGGCATTGCCGGTTTTCATGGTGGCCATGGTCCTGATTGGGGCGGGCTTTACCATGCGACACACGCGGTTTGGGCGCACTGGTATCATGGTTCTGATGGCGCTGGTCATGGGCTTCGGCGCATATTTCATTCGCAATTTCGCGCAAATCTTGGGTGAGAACGGTCAGATTCCCATCATACTCGCGGCTTGGGCGCCGCCCATTGCTGCGATCCTGTTGCCTATGGGGCTTTTATTGCATCTGGAGGACGGATGA